In Roseomonas fluvialis, one genomic interval encodes:
- a CDS encoding creatininase family protein: protein MAWLIQTPVRRRTAALGLTAALAARPARALPDSLDIADMTWPEVRDAIAAGRRTVIVPSGGIEQNGPHMILGKHDHIVRAGALRVARDLGDALVVPVLSFAPQGRIDPPEGNLRFPGTLGVSEEAFGGMLEGIARSLRATGFRWICLMADNGASQRPQERLAARLNAEWRREATRVVALDRWYGAIAAQDAWLRSEGETDASIGTHAGIGDTSELMAVHPPGVDLTRLPPRTADLPALGATGDPARSSAARGEALLAMRVAAAVAQIRQARGG, encoded by the coding sequence ATGGCGTGGCTGATCCAAACGCCGGTTCGGCGCCGCACCGCGGCGCTGGGCCTGACCGCCGCCCTGGCGGCGCGGCCGGCCCGCGCGCTGCCCGACAGCCTGGACATCGCCGACATGACCTGGCCCGAGGTGCGCGACGCCATCGCGGCCGGCCGGCGTACCGTGATCGTGCCGTCCGGCGGGATCGAGCAGAACGGTCCGCACATGATCCTTGGCAAGCACGACCACATCGTGCGCGCGGGGGCATTGCGGGTGGCACGCGACCTGGGCGACGCGCTGGTCGTGCCGGTGCTGTCCTTTGCCCCCCAGGGGCGCATCGACCCGCCCGAGGGAAACCTGCGCTTCCCTGGCACGCTGGGCGTGAGCGAGGAGGCCTTCGGCGGCATGCTCGAGGGCATCGCCCGCTCCCTGCGCGCCACGGGCTTCCGCTGGATCTGCCTGATGGCCGACAACGGCGCCTCGCAGCGCCCGCAGGAACGGCTCGCCGCGCGGCTGAACGCGGAATGGCGGCGGGAGGCGACACGCGTCGTGGCCCTGGACCGCTGGTACGGCGCGATCGCCGCACAGGATGCCTGGCTGCGCAGCGAGGGCGAGACCGACGCGTCGATCGGCACCCATGCCGGCATCGGCGACACCTCGGAACTCATGGCGGTGCACCCGCCAGGCGTGGATCTGACCCGCCTGCCGCCGCGCACGGCCGACCTGCCCGCGCTGGGTGCAACCGGCGACCCTGCGCGGTCGTCCGCCGCGCGCGGCGAGGCATTGCTGGCGATGCGCGTGGCCGCCGCGGTCGCGCAGATCCGCCAGGCCCGCGGCGGATAG
- a CDS encoding sterol desaturase family protein — protein MTRPDYDPLTAVWNWLASLAGILTDPGSPFWWPTLIAAVVGFAIAAALAGGNWRAARAEALPCASARFWRQLPVDLSFMVVNSAIPFLAAPVLLIVSAMGATIGYLLMLPIFGAPETGTRIEAAAAMALAGFIAFAAGDFALYWSHRLFHRFPLLWRAHRLHHAPEFLTPITAFRFWPQEQVVHIIGAVFMSGLGMGLVATMLGASVGPLTLLGVNVFSLVWNLAFSHLRHSHVALAFPRWLSHILVSPQMHQVHHSADPRHHDRNYATVFALWDWMFGSLYIPDPKERFRFGLGEAEAAPAAQGAPAGAAPAAH, from the coding sequence ATGACCCGGCCCGACTATGACCCCCTGACCGCCGTATGGAACTGGCTGGCGTCGCTGGCCGGCATCCTGACCGATCCTGGCTCGCCCTTCTGGTGGCCGACGCTGATCGCGGCGGTGGTGGGCTTCGCCATCGCGGCGGCGCTGGCCGGGGGTAACTGGCGCGCCGCGCGGGCCGAGGCGCTGCCCTGCGCCAGCGCGCGCTTCTGGCGCCAGCTGCCGGTCGACCTCAGCTTCATGGTGGTGAATTCCGCCATTCCCTTCCTGGCGGCGCCGGTGCTGCTCATCGTCAGCGCGATGGGGGCGACCATTGGCTACCTGCTGATGCTGCCGATCTTCGGCGCGCCCGAGACCGGCACGCGGATCGAGGCCGCGGCAGCGATGGCACTGGCGGGCTTCATCGCCTTCGCGGCGGGAGATTTCGCGCTGTACTGGTCGCATCGGCTGTTCCATCGCTTCCCGCTGCTGTGGCGGGCGCACAGGCTGCACCATGCGCCGGAATTCCTCACCCCCATCACCGCCTTCCGCTTCTGGCCGCAGGAGCAGGTGGTGCACATCATCGGCGCGGTGTTCATGAGCGGCCTCGGGATGGGCCTGGTCGCGACCATGCTCGGGGCGTCGGTCGGGCCGCTCACGCTGCTCGGCGTGAACGTGTTCTCGCTGGTGTGGAACCTGGCGTTTTCCCACCTGCGGCACAGCCATGTCGCGCTGGCCTTCCCGCGCTGGCTGTCGCACATCCTGGTCAGCCCGCAGATGCACCAGGTGCATCACAGCGCCGATCCGCGCCACCACGACCGCAACTACGCGACCGTGTTTGCCTTGTGGGACTGGATGTTCGGCTCGCTCTACATCCCCGACCCGAAGGAACGCTTCCGCTTCGGCCTCGGCGAGGCGGAGGCCGCACCGGCGGCGCAGGGCGCACCGGCAGGCGCAGCGCCCGCGGCGCACTGA
- the moaB gene encoding molybdenum cofactor biosynthesis protein B, which yields MPIDEKLPFLAVNIAVLTVSDTRDLATDRSGQTLVERIEAAGHHCAAREILRDEADLIEAQLRRWIADPTVDCVITTGGTGITGRDVTPEAFKRVLEKEIEGFGELFRMLSYQKIGTSTMQSRALGGVANGTYLFALPGSTGACKDAWDDILVWQLDSRHRPCNLVELMPRLKEHLRAA from the coding sequence ATGCCGATCGACGAAAAGCTCCCGTTCCTGGCCGTGAACATCGCCGTGCTGACCGTGAGCGACACGCGCGACCTCGCCACCGACCGCTCCGGCCAGACGTTGGTCGAGCGCATCGAAGCCGCCGGCCACCACTGCGCGGCACGCGAGATCCTGCGCGACGAGGCCGACCTGATCGAAGCCCAGCTGCGCCGCTGGATCGCCGACCCCACGGTGGACTGCGTCATCACCACCGGCGGCACCGGCATCACCGGTCGCGACGTTACCCCTGAAGCCTTCAAGCGCGTGCTCGAGAAGGAAATCGAAGGCTTCGGCGAATTGTTCCGCATGCTGAGCTACCAGAAGATCGGCACCTCCACGATGCAGTCCCGCGCCCTCGGCGGCGTGGCCAATGGCACCTACCTGTTCGCCCTGCCAGGCTCCACCGGCGCCTGCAAGGACGCGTGGGACGACATCCTGGTCTGGCAACTCGACAGCCGCCACCGGCCCTGCAACCTGGTGGAACTGATGCCACGCCTGAAGGAACACCTGCGGGCGGCGTGA